The following proteins are co-located in the Sebastes umbrosus isolate fSebUmb1 chromosome 24, fSebUmb1.pri, whole genome shotgun sequence genome:
- the LOC119483745 gene encoding gamma-crystallin M2-like — protein sequence MGKIIFYEDRNFQGRHHECMSDSADLHPYFNRCNSIRVESGCFMVYERPQYLGHQYFLRRGEYSDNQRMIGINDCIRSCRMIPVHRGSSKIRLYERPDMGGQMHEVSDDCPNVQDRLRMSDINSCNVVDGQWLMYDQPNYRGRPYYLRPGEYRRYSEWGGASPRIGSLRRITDFN from the exons ATGGGAAAG ATCATATTCTACGAGGACAGAAATTTCCAGGGTCGGCACCATGAGTGCATGAGCGACAGTGCTGACCTGCACCCCTACTTCAACCGCTGCAACTCCATCCGGGTGGAGAGCGGCTGCTTCATGGTGTATGAGAGACCCCAATACCTGGGCCACCAGTACTTCCTCCGCCGGGGGGAGTACTCCGACAACCAGCGCATGATTGGCATCAATGACTGCATCCGCTCCTGCCGCATGATTCCCGTG CACCGTGGTTCCTCCAAAATAAGATTGTATGAGCGTCCAGACATGGGCGGCCAAATGCATGAGGTGAGCGACGATTGCCCCAACGTCCAGGACCGCCTGCGTATGTCTGACATTAACTCGTGCAATGTGGTTGACGGCCAATGGCTGATGTACGACCAGCCCAACTACAGGGGAAGACCCTACTACCTGAGACCCGGCGAGTACCGCAGATATAGCGAGTGGGGCGGCGCCAGTCCAAGGATCGGCTCGCTCAGGCGAATCACTGACTTCAACTAG
- the LOC119483753 gene encoding gamma-crystallin S-1-like — MGKIIFYEDRNFQGHSYECSSECSELHSHFSRCNSIKVDSGDWMVYERPSYMGYQYFLKKGDYSDYQRWMGFNDCVRSCRMIPMHQSSHRMMIYQRPEFGGQVMELTDDCPSLNERFHFNDINSCNVRDGHWIFYEHPNYRGRQYLMSPGEYRRFNEWGSSTSRVGSIRRVSM, encoded by the exons ATGGGTAAG ATCATCTTCTACGAGGACAGGAACTTCCAGGGGCACTCATACGAGTGCAGCAGCGAATGCTCCGAGCTGCATTCCCACTTCAGCCGCTGCAACTCCATCAAAGTGGACAGCGGTGACTGGATGGTCTATGAGCGACCCAGCTACATGGGCTACCAGTACTTCCTGAAGAAAGGCGACTATTCAGACTACCAGCGCTGGATGGGATTCAACGACTGTGTGCGATCCTGCCGTATGATCCCTATG CACCAAAGCTCTCACAGAATGATGATCTACCAGCGCCCAGAGTTCGGAGGCCAGGTGATGGAGCTGACCGACGACTGTCCCTCCCTGAACGAACGCTTCCACTTCAACGACATCAACTCCTGCAACGTGAGGGACGGTCACTGGATCTTCTACGAGCATCCCAACTACAGGGGGCGCCAGTATCTGATGAGCCCCGGTGAATACAGGAGGTTTAACGAGTGGGGAAGCTCCACTTCCAGGGTGGGATCCATCAGACGTGTCAGCATGTGA
- the LOC119483418 gene encoding gamma-crystallin M3-like: MSGKIVFFEGRNFQGRSYECINDCSEIASHLSRCSSCRVESGAFMVYDQPNYTGQQYLLTRGEYPEYQNTIGFNDCIQSCRVVPVHKGPYKMRIYERANYEGQMQELTEDCDSIQDQYHMSDMQSCNVMEGYWLMFEQPNYEGRMFYLKPGKYRNLREMSSDDMRFNSIRRITES, from the exons ATGAGTGGAAAG ATCGTCTTCTTCGAGGGGAGAAACTTCCAGGGCCGCTCGTATGAGTGCATCAACGACTGCTCTGAGATCGCCTCTCACCTGAGCCGATGCAGCTCCTGCAGGGTGGAGAGCGGTGCGTTCATGGTCTACGACCAGCCCAACTACACGGGCCAGCAGTACCTCCTGACCAGGGGAGAGTACCCCGAGTATCAGAACACCATCGGCTTCAATGACTGCATTCAGTCCTGCCGCGTCGTCCCTGTG CACAAGGGACCCTATAAGATGAGGATCTACGAGAGAGCGAACTACGAAGGGCAGATGCAGGAGCTGACCGAGGACTGCGACTCCATCCAGGATCAGTACCACATGTCCGACATGCAGTCCTGCAACGTGATGGAAGGCTACTGGTTGATGTTCGAGCAGCCGAACTACGAGGGCAGGATGTTTTACCTGAAACCAGGAAAGTACAGGAACCTCAGAGAGATGAGCAGCGACGACATGAGGTTCAATTCAATCAGACGCATCACAGAATCTTAA
- the LOC119483343 gene encoding gamma-crystallin M3-like, with product MSHDVSHKSVQADSQYKSGVGLASFPKTKSVTMGRIIFYEERNFQGRSYDCSSDCADIHMHLNRCNSCRVDNGCFVAYDNPNFMGNQAFLKRGEYSDFQRMGAGTTMMDTVRSCRMIPMHRGQFRMKIYEKENYQGQMHELMDDCESLQDRYSMSDSQSCNVMDGHWQMFEQPSYRGRMMYLRPGEYRNFRDMGGSNMRISSIRRITDSC from the exons ATGAGTCATGATGTTTCACACAAAAGTGTGCAAGCTGATAGTCAATATAAAAGTGGCGTCGGGTTGGCATCATTTCCAAAAACTAAAAGTGTCACCATGGGCAGG attattttctacGAGGAGAGGAACTTCCAGGGTCGCTCATATGATTGCAGCAGCGACTGCGCCGACATCCACATGCACCTGAACCGCTGCAACTCCTGCAGAGTGGACAACGGGTGCTTCGTGGCGTACGACAACCCCAACTTTATGGGTAATCAGGCCTTCTTGAAGAGAGGGGAGTACTCCGATTTTCAGCGCATGGGGGCGGGCACGACGATGATGGATACCGTCCGCTCCTGTCGCATGATCCCCATG CACAGGGGGCAGTTCAGGATGAAGATCTACGAAAAGGAGAACTACCAAGGCCAGATGCACGAGCTGATGGACGACTGCGAGTCTCTCCAGGACCGTTACTCAATGTCTGACAGCCAGTCGTGCAACGTGATGGACGGCCACTGGCAGATGTTCGAGCAGCCCAGCTACAGAGGACGGATGATGTACTTGAGGCCGGGAGAGTACAGGAACTTCCGAGACATGGGAGGGAGCAACATGAGAATCAGCTCCATCAGGCGCATCACCGATTCGTGCTGA
- the LOC119483344 gene encoding gamma-crystallin M3-like, with product MAMGRIIFYEDRNFQGRSYETSNDCPELTSYLSRCNSCRVESGLFMVYEKPNFLGHQMLVRRGEYPDNQRLMGMTMSDCIRSSRMIPMHRGPFRMRIYEKENFGGQMHELMDDCDNMMDRFRMSDCQSCNVMDGHWLMFEQPNYRGKMMYLRPGEYRNLREMGMSNMTKFSSIRRIMDSC from the exons ATGGCCATGGGGAGG ATCATATTCTATGAGGACCGCAACTTCCAGGGTCGCTCCTACGAGACCAGCAATGACTGTCCCGAGCTCACCTCCTACCTGAGCAGGTGTAACTCCTGCAGGGTGGAGAGCGGCCTCTTCATGGTCTACGAGAAGCCCAACTTCTTGGGCCACCAGATGCTGGTGAGGAGGGGCGAGTATCCAGACAACCAGCGCCTGATGGGAATGACTATGAGCGACTGCATCAGGTCCAGTCGCATGATCCCCATG CACAGGGGACCCTTCAGAATGAGGATCTACGAAAAGGAGAACTTCGGAGGCCAGATGCACGAGCTGATGGACGACTGTGACAACATGATGGATCGTTTCCGCATGTCCGACTGCCAGTCGTGCAACGTGATGGACGGCCACTGGCTGATGTTCGAGCAGCCCAACTACAGGGGAAAGATGATGTACCTGAGGCCAGGAGAGTACAGGAACCTCAGAGAGATGGGGATGAGCAACATGACGAAGTTCAGCTCCATCAGGCGCATCATGGACTCCTGTTAA
- the LOC119483751 gene encoding gamma-crystallin M2-like: protein MGKITFFEEKKFQGRCYNCSSDCADLHTYFSRCNSIRVESGVWVIYERPNYKGFQYILSPGEYADSQQWMAFSENVKSCRAIKNAYGSAWKLRLYERPDFGGQMVECADDCPSVYDTYKLREAYSCVVSDGAWVFYDLPNYRGHQYLLERGEYRQHGDWGAASPGVGSFRRITEF from the exons ATGGGGAAG ATCACATTTTTTGAGGAGAAGAAATTCCAGGGTCGCTGCTACAACTGCAGCAGCGACTGTGCCGACCTGCACACATACTTCAGCCGCTGCAACTCCATCCGGGTGGAGAGCGGCGTGTGGGTGATCTATGAGAGGCCCAACTACAAGGGCTTCCAGTACATCCTCAGCCCCGGGGAGTACGCCGACAGCCAGCAGTGGATGGCCTTCAGCGAAAATGTGAAATCCTGCCGTGCCATAAAGAAT GCTTACGGCAGTGCGTGGAAGCTGAGGCTGTACGAGAGGCCAGACTTCGGAGGGCAGATGGTGGAGTGCGCCGATGACTGTCCTTCAGTGTACGACACCTACAAGCTGCGCGAGGCTTACTCCTGCGTGGTGAGCGACGGCGCCTGGGTGTTCTACGACCTCCCCAACTACAGGGGCCACCAGTACCTCCTGGAGAGAGGCGAGTACCGGCAGCACGGCGACTGGGGGGCGGCCTCGCCCGGTGTCGGCTCCTTCCGCAGGATCACAGAGTTTTAG
- the LOC119483429 gene encoding gamma-crystallin S-1-like, which produces MCFSFIVLVRYKENIGGGCLNVLYNTPNLLILTMEKIIFHEDRNFQGRFHECDNDSGDLHTYFSRCNSVRVEGGFWVIYERPNFMGYQYVLSPGEYPDYQRWLGVNDTIRSCRVVRNVGNSWRLKVWEKPNFEGQTMEVGDNMPVLHERWHSRDLHSCKVFEGAWIFYEHPNYRGRQYLMERGEYRRHSEWGGVQPAVGSIRRVKEH; this is translated from the exons ATGTGCTTTAGTTTTATTGTTCTTGTTCGGTATAAAGAGAATATTGGAGGTGGCTgcttaaatgttttatataacACACCAAACCTATTGATATTAACTATGGAGAAG ATCATCTTCCACGAGGACAGAAACTTCCAGGGTCGATTCCACGAGTGCGACAATGACTCCGGCGACTTGCACACGTACTTCAGCCGCTGCAACTCCGTCAGAGTGGAGGGAGGATTCTGGGTAATCTACGAGAGGCCGAACTTCATGGGCTACCAGTATGTGCTGAGCCCGGGAGAGTACCCAGACTACCAGCGCTGGCTCGGCGTCAACGACACCATCAGGTCCTGTCGCGTTGTTAGGAAC GTGGGGAACTCGTGGAGGCTGAAGGTTTGGGAGAAGCCAAACTTCGAAGGCCAGACGATGGAGGTGGGAGACAACATGCCCGTCCTCCACGAGCGCTGGCACAGCCGCGATTTGCACTCCTGCAAGGTGTTCGAAGGCGCCTGGATCTTCTACGAGCATCCCAACTACAGGGGGCGCCAGTACCTGATGGAGCGCGGCGAGTACAGGCGGCACTCCGAGTGGGGCGGCGTGCAGCCCGCCGTCGGATCCATCCGCCGGGTTAAGGAGCACTAG
- the LOC119483428 gene encoding gamma-crystallin M2-like: MERTGKIFFYEDKNFKGHHYECSSDCPELSSHFQRCNSIRVESGPWVVYERPQYMGYQYVLMRGEFPSFQSWNGFNETIRSCRLIRHPPSTHKIRIYERPDFSGQMIEFSEDMPTLVDRWRHRDIQSAHVQDGIWIFYEHPNYRGRQYLLEKGEYRRHAEWGAMQSSVGSIRRVVDQP; the protein is encoded by the exons ATGGAGCGCACGGGGAAG ATCTTCTTCTACGAGGACAAGAACTTCAAAGGCCATCACTATGAATGCAGCAGTGACTGTCCCGAGCTCAGCTCTCACTTCCAGCGCTGTAACTCCATCCGGGTGGAGAGCGGGCCCTGGGTGGTCTATGAGAGACCCCAGTACATGGGATACCAGTACGTCCTCATGAGAGGGGAGTTCCCCAGCTTCCAGAGCTGGAACGGCTTCAACGAAACCATCCGCTCCTGTCGGCTCATCAGACAT CCTCCTAGCACGCACAAGATCCGCATCTACGAGCGGCCAGACTTCAGCGGCCAGATGATTGAGTTCAGCGAGGACATGCCCACCCTGGTGGACCGCTGGCGCCACCGCGACATTCAGTCGGCTCACGTCCAGGACGGCATCTGGATCTTCTACGAGCATCCGAACTACAGGGGACGCCAGTACCTGCTGGAGAAGGGCGAGTACAGGCGGCACGCAGAGTGGGGGGCCATGCAGTCGTCTGTGGGCTCCATCAGACGTGTTGTGGACCAGCCTTAA
- the LOC119483462 gene encoding ETS translocation variant 5-like isoform X2 — protein MDGFYDQQVPFVVPESKCHVEGAERCLSDRKRKFMDTELAQDTEELFQDLIQLQEIWIAEAQVPDDEQFVPDFQSNKLMCHGPPVSKVKREPSPSTDLSPCRTPHADMCLYSYSACDNKPAGLKALTPASTPVQSGSIHPAGPPPVQRQLQPSAPPLTSSCPPSHGSTLSPSHHRRLPQANQSQQFTLPRPPVGCPGASFSTEQRFQRQLSEPCLSFLPPEKTVNAPYQPSSRDGRPLYQRHLSEPLVPHGTRAFKQELVDPRYPEPGLPASGLARSQTAFNHVTIKQEPRDFGFDSEVQTCQSSFGKSSVLYQNNSVGLGHDREQHLYYDDTCVVPERLEGKVKQEGLPYQRRGSLQLWQFLLTLLDNPANGHLIVWTGRNMEFKLIDPEEVARLWGLQKNRPAMNYDKLSRSLRYYYEKGIMQKVAGERYVYKFVCNPEALFSMAFPDNQRPSLKADPDAVLPPSEEDGLPTPSYEEEGPYLAEGGEQCVQGLAFPDSYPY, from the exons ATGGATGGCTTTTATGACCAGCAGGTCCCTTTTGTGGTCCCTGAGAGT AAATGTCACGTAGAGGGAGCAGAGAGATGTCTCAGCGACCGGAAAAGGAAGTTCATGGACACAGAGCTGGCTCAGGACACAGAAG AGCTCTTTCAAGACTTGATCCAGCTCCAGGAAATATGGATCGCAGAAG CTCAGGTTCCTGACGACGAGCAGTTTGTCCCAGACTTCCAGTCCAATAAGT tgatGTGTCATGGACCGCCTGTCAGCAAAGTGAAGCGAGAGCCCAGTCCGTCTACAGACCTGTCTCCCTGCAGAACGCCTCACGCTGACATGTGCCTTTATAGTTACAG TGCCTGTGACAACAAGCCAGCTGGACTCAAAGCTCTGACTCCGGCCTCCACACCGGTACAGAGTGGCTCCATCCATCCTGCTGGACCTCCACCCGTACAGAGGCAGCTACAACCCTCCGCCCCCCCGCTGACCAGCAGCTGCCCACCGAGCCACGGTTCCACCCTGAGCCCCTCCCACCACCGCCGCCTCCCGCAGGCCAACCAAAGCCAGCAGTTTACTCTGCCGCGTCCGCCCGTCGGCTGCCCCGGTGCCTCTTTCAGCACAGAACAAAG GTTTCAGCGGCAGCTGTCGGAGCCTTGCTTGTCTTTCCTCCCGCCGGAGAAAACGGTGAACGCGCCGTACCAACCCTCGAGCCGTGACGGGCGACCGCTGTACCAGCGCCACCTCTCAGAGCCCCTGGTTCCACACGGCACCAGAGCTTTCAAACAGGAGCTGGTGGATCCACGGTACCCAGAGCCAGGACTACCTGCTTCAGGTCTGGCCCGTTCCCAGACTGCTTTCAACCACGTCACCATCAAACAAGAGCCGAGAGACTTTGGCTTTGACTCAG AGGTTCAAACCTGCCAGTCGTCATTTGGGAAGTCTTCAGTCTTGTACCAGAATAACAGTGTTG GGCTTGGCCATGACAGGGAACAACATTTGTATTATGACGACACCTGCGTTGTGCCAGAAAGACTGGAAG GTAAAGTGAAGCAGGAGGGTTTGCCGTACCAGCGCCGCGGCTCCCTGCAGCTCTGGCAGTTCCTGCTCACGCTGCTGGACAACCCGGCCAACGGACATCTGATCGTCTGGACGGGACGCAACATGGAGTTTAAACTAATCGACCCCGAGGAG GTGGCTCGGCTCTGGGGGCTCCAGAAGAACCGACCGGCCATGAACTACGACAAGCTGAGCCGCTCCCTGAGGTACTACTACGAGAAGGGCATCATGCAGAAG GTGGCTGGGGAAAGGTACGTCTACAAGTTTGTATGCAACCCCGAGGCGCTTTTCTCCATGGCTTTCCCAGACAACCAGAGGCCGAGTCTGAAGGCTGACCCGGACGCCGTCCTGCCTCCCAGCGAGGAGGACGGCCTCCCCACTCCCAGCTACGAGGAGGAGGGTCCGTACCTGGCTGAAGGAGGCGAGCAGTGCGTCCAGGGGCTGGCTTTCCCCGACAGCTACCCGTACTAG
- the LOC119483462 gene encoding ETS translocation variant 5-like isoform X1: MDGFYDQQVPFVVPESKCHVEGAERCLSDRKRKFMDTELAQDTEELFQDLIQLQEIWIAEAQVPDDEQFVPDFQSNKLMCHGPPVSKVKREPSPSTDLSPCRTPHADMCLYSYSACDNKPAGLKALTPASTPVQSGSIHPAGPPPVQRQLQPSAPPLTSSCPPSHGSTLSPSHHRRLPQANQSQQFTLPRPPVGCPGASFSTEQRFQRQLSEPCLSFLPPEKTVNAPYQPSSRDGRPLYQRHLSEPLVPHGTRAFKQELVDPRYPEPGLPASGLARSQTAFNHVTIKQEPRDFGFDSEVQTCQSSFGKSSVLYQNNSVGLGHDREQHLYYDDTCVVPERLEGKVKQEGLPYQRRGSLQLWQFLLTLLDNPANGHLIVWTGRNMEFKLIDPEEVARLWGLQKNRPAMNYDKLSRSLRYYYEKGIMQKVKVAGERYVYKFVCNPEALFSMAFPDNQRPSLKADPDAVLPPSEEDGLPTPSYEEEGPYLAEGGEQCVQGLAFPDSYPY; the protein is encoded by the exons ATGGATGGCTTTTATGACCAGCAGGTCCCTTTTGTGGTCCCTGAGAGT AAATGTCACGTAGAGGGAGCAGAGAGATGTCTCAGCGACCGGAAAAGGAAGTTCATGGACACAGAGCTGGCTCAGGACACAGAAG AGCTCTTTCAAGACTTGATCCAGCTCCAGGAAATATGGATCGCAGAAG CTCAGGTTCCTGACGACGAGCAGTTTGTCCCAGACTTCCAGTCCAATAAGT tgatGTGTCATGGACCGCCTGTCAGCAAAGTGAAGCGAGAGCCCAGTCCGTCTACAGACCTGTCTCCCTGCAGAACGCCTCACGCTGACATGTGCCTTTATAGTTACAG TGCCTGTGACAACAAGCCAGCTGGACTCAAAGCTCTGACTCCGGCCTCCACACCGGTACAGAGTGGCTCCATCCATCCTGCTGGACCTCCACCCGTACAGAGGCAGCTACAACCCTCCGCCCCCCCGCTGACCAGCAGCTGCCCACCGAGCCACGGTTCCACCCTGAGCCCCTCCCACCACCGCCGCCTCCCGCAGGCCAACCAAAGCCAGCAGTTTACTCTGCCGCGTCCGCCCGTCGGCTGCCCCGGTGCCTCTTTCAGCACAGAACAAAG GTTTCAGCGGCAGCTGTCGGAGCCTTGCTTGTCTTTCCTCCCGCCGGAGAAAACGGTGAACGCGCCGTACCAACCCTCGAGCCGTGACGGGCGACCGCTGTACCAGCGCCACCTCTCAGAGCCCCTGGTTCCACACGGCACCAGAGCTTTCAAACAGGAGCTGGTGGATCCACGGTACCCAGAGCCAGGACTACCTGCTTCAGGTCTGGCCCGTTCCCAGACTGCTTTCAACCACGTCACCATCAAACAAGAGCCGAGAGACTTTGGCTTTGACTCAG AGGTTCAAACCTGCCAGTCGTCATTTGGGAAGTCTTCAGTCTTGTACCAGAATAACAGTGTTG GGCTTGGCCATGACAGGGAACAACATTTGTATTATGACGACACCTGCGTTGTGCCAGAAAGACTGGAAG GTAAAGTGAAGCAGGAGGGTTTGCCGTACCAGCGCCGCGGCTCCCTGCAGCTCTGGCAGTTCCTGCTCACGCTGCTGGACAACCCGGCCAACGGACATCTGATCGTCTGGACGGGACGCAACATGGAGTTTAAACTAATCGACCCCGAGGAG GTGGCTCGGCTCTGGGGGCTCCAGAAGAACCGACCGGCCATGAACTACGACAAGCTGAGCCGCTCCCTGAGGTACTACTACGAGAAGGGCATCATGCAGAAGGTAAAG GTGGCTGGGGAAAGGTACGTCTACAAGTTTGTATGCAACCCCGAGGCGCTTTTCTCCATGGCTTTCCCAGACAACCAGAGGCCGAGTCTGAAGGCTGACCCGGACGCCGTCCTGCCTCCCAGCGAGGAGGACGGCCTCCCCACTCCCAGCTACGAGGAGGAGGGTCCGTACCTGGCTGAAGGAGGCGAGCAGTGCGTCCAGGGGCTGGCTTTCCCCGACAGCTACCCGTACTAG